One Actinomycetes bacterium genomic window, CTGCGACAGGAACCGCTCGATCCGGCGGGCCCGGTTGACCAGAACCTTGTCCTCCTCGCCGAGCTCGTCGATGCCTAGGATCGCGATGATGTCCTGCAGGTCCTTGTACCGCTGCAGGATCTCCTTGACCCGCGCGGCCACCGCGTAGTGCTCCTCACCGACGTACCGCGGGTCGAGGATCCGCGAGTTCGAGTCCAGCGGGTCGACCGCCGGGTAGATGCCCTTCTCCGAGATCGGCCGGGAGAGCACCGTGGTGGCATCCAGGTGCGCGAAGGTCGTCGCCGGCGCCGGGTCGGTCAGGTCGTCCGCCGGCACGTAGATCGCCTGAAGTGAGGTGATCGAGTGGCCGCGGGTTGAGGTGATCCGCTCCTGCAGCTGACCCATCTCGTCGGCCAGCGTCGGCTGGTAGCCCACCGCGGACGGCATCCGGCCGAGCAGGGTGGACACCTCCGAGCCGGCCTGGGTGAACCGGAAGATGTTGTCGATGAACAGCAGCACGTCCTGCTTCTGGACGTCGCGGAAGTACTCCGCCATCGTCAGCGCGGACAGCGCGACCCGCAGCCGGGTGCCCGGCGGCTCGTCCATCTGGCCGAACACCAGCGCGGTCTTCTCCAGGACGCCAGACTCCGACATCTCCAGGAACAGGTCGTTGCCCTCACGGGTCCGCTCACCGACACCCGCGAACACCGAGACGCCGCCGAACTCCTCGGCCACCCGGTAGATCATCTCCTGGATAAGCACGGTCTTGCCCACGCCGGCGCCCCCGAACAGGCCGATCTTGCCGCCCTTGACGTAGGGCGTCAGCAGGTCGATGACCTTGATGCCGGTGGCGAAGACCTCGGTCTTGCTCTCCAGCTGGTCGAACGCCGGCGCCTGGCGGTGGATCCCCCACCGCTCGGTGATCTCCAGGGACGACTCGGGCACGTCCAGCGGCTTGCCCAGCGTGTTCCACACGTGGCCCTTGGTCACGTCACCGACCGGCACTGTGATCGGGCCGCCGGTGTCGTGCACCGGCGTGCCCCGGACCAGGCCGTCGGTGGGCTGCATCGAGATGGCGCGCACCATGTTGTCGCCGATGTGCTGAGCCACCTCGAGGGTGAGGGTGTGGACGGTCTCCCCCTCGACATGCACGGAGCCCAGCGCGATGTCGACGTGCAGAGCGTTGAACAGCTCTGGCATCGACTCGGCGGGGAACTCGACGTCGACGACGGGGCCGGTGACCCGGGCGACCCGGCCGACCCCGGGGGCGGCCTGCGCTGTGCTCGGGGCGTCAGTCGTGGCGGTCATGGTCTCACTCACTCCCTGCTGCGGCTGCGGCGAGCGCGTCCGCGCCACCGACGATCTCACTGATCTCCTGGGTGATCTCCGACTGCCGGGCCTGGTTGGCCTGGCGGGTCAGCGACCGGATGAGCTCTTCGGCGTTGTCCGTGGCGGACTTCATGGCCCGCCGACGGGCTGCGTGCTCCGACGCCGCGCTGTTCAGCAGCGTGGTGTAGATGACGTTCGCCACGTACCGGGGCAGCAGCGCGTCCAGCACGGCGTCGGCCGACGGCTCGAAGTCGTACAGCGGGAAGATCTCGCGCTCCTGGCGGCCCGGCAGGTGCGGATCGGCGTCCGCGTCGGGGACACCGAGGGGCACGACCTCCTCGACGACCTCCAGCGGGAGCACCCGGTTCGCCGACGTCCGCTGCACGACGGTGTTGACGAACTGGGTGCCCACGATGTGGATCTCGTCGGCGCCGCCGTCCTCGGTGCGCAGCAGGAACAGCTCAAGCAGCGCAGCGGCGATCTCCTGCGCGTGGTGGTACTGCGGCGCCTCGGTGAACCCGGTCCACGACTGGCGAACCTCGCGGTTGCGGAACCGGTAGAAGCTGACTGCCTTGCGCCCCACGAGGAAAGGCACGACATCCTTGCCCTCGGCCCGCAGCAGGTTGGTGAGCGCCTCGCCCTCCTTGATGGCGTTGGACGCGTAGGCGCCGGCCAGCCCGCGGTCGGAGCTGATCACCAGGATGGCGGCCCGCTGCTGCAGCCGCGCCTGCGCGGTCAACGGGTGGTTGCCCACCATCGCGGCGTGCGAGACGGCGGCCGTGATGGCCCGCACGAGCTCCTGGGTGTACGGCCGAGCGGCGTCCAGCCGCTGCTGCGACTTGACGATCCGCGACGCGGCGATGAGCTCCATCGCCTTGGTGATCTTCTTCGTCGACTGCACCGAGCGGATCCGGCGGCGGTAGACCCGCAGCTGGGCTCCCATGCGATCAGGCCCCTTCCTTCGCTGGACCCGCCATCAGGCCTGGCGGACGCGACGGGTGATCTTCTCGTGGTCGACGTCCTCCTCCGTCAGGGCCGCGACCGGCTCGTCCTTGACCAGCAGCTCGCCCGAGCTGGTCGTGAACTGCGCCTTGAACGTCGTCACGCCCCTCTCGAGCAGACCGACCGTCTCGTCGGAGATGTCCTTGGACGACGCGATCGTCGCCAGCACTCCGGCGCCGTCACGGCCGAGGAACTCGAGGAACTCCGACTCGAAGCGGCGGATGTCCTCGACCGGCACCTCGTCCAGCTTGCCGGTCGTGCCGGCCCACACCGAGACGACCTCCTGCTCCATCGGGAACGGCGTGTACTGGGGCTGCTTGAGCAGCTCGACCAGACGAGCACCTCGCTCCAGCTGCGCCTTCGACGCGGCGTCCAGGTCGGAGCCGAACGCCGAGAACGCCTCTAGCTCGCGGTACTGGGCGAGTTCCAGGCGCAGTCGGCCGGCCACCTTCCGCATGGCCTTGACCTGCGCCGAGCCACCGACCCGGGAGACCGAGATGCCGACGTTGATCGCCGGCCGGACACCGGAGTTGAACAGGTCCGACTCGAGGAAGCACTGGCCGTCGGTGATCGAGATGACGTTGGTCGGGATGTACGCCGACACGTCGTTGGCCTTCGTCTCGATGATCGGCAGGCCGGTCATCGAGCCGGCACCGAGCTCGTCGGACAGCTTGGCGCAGCGCTCGAGCAGGCGCGAGTGCAGGTAGAAGACGTCACCGGGGTAGGCCTCGCGGCCCGGCGGACGGCGCAGCAGCAGCGACACCGCGCGGTAGGCCTCGGCCTGCTTGGACAGGTCGTCGAAGATGATCAGGACGTGCTGGCCCTGGTACATCCAGTGCTGGCCGATGGCGGAACCCGTGTACGGGGCCAGGTACTTGAAGCCGGCCGGGTCGGACGCCGGGGCCGCAACGATGGTGGTGTAGTCCATCGCACCGGCGTCTTCGAGCGCGCCGCGGACCGCCGCGATGGTGGACCCCTTCTGCCCGATGGCCACGTAGATGCACTTGACCTGGCGGGTCGGGTCACCGGAGGCCCAGTTGCCCCGCTGGTTGATGATCGTGTCGATCGCGACCGCGGTCTTGCCGGTCTGCCGGTCGCCGATGATCAGCTGCCGCTGACCACGGCCGATCGCGGTCATCGCGTCGATCGCCTTGATGCCGGTCTGCATCGGCTCCTTCACCGGCTGCCGCTGCACGACGGACGGCGCCTGCAGCTCCAGGGCCCGGCGGGTCTCGGCGACGATCTCGCCCTTGCCGTCGATCGGGTTCCCCAGCGGGTCGACGACCCGGCCGAGGTAGCCGTCGCCGACCGGGACCGAGA contains:
- a CDS encoding F0F1 ATP synthase subunit gamma — protein: MGAQLRVYRRRIRSVQSTKKITKAMELIAASRIVKSQQRLDAARPYTQELVRAITAAVSHAAMVGNHPLTAQARLQQRAAILVISSDRGLAGAYASNAIKEGEALTNLLRAEGKDVVPFLVGRKAVSFYRFRNREVRQSWTGFTEAPQYHHAQEIAAALLELFLLRTEDGGADEIHIVGTQFVNTVVQRTSANRVLPLEVVEEVVPLGVPDADADPHLPGRQEREIFPLYDFEPSADAVLDALLPRYVANVIYTTLLNSAASEHAARRRAMKSATDNAEELIRSLTRQANQARQSEITQEISEIVGGADALAAAAAGSE
- the atpA gene encoding F0F1 ATP synthase subunit alpha produces the protein MAELTIRPDEIRAAIERNVEAYAPETAREEVGRVMETGDGIARVEGLHSAMTNELLEFEGGLLGLALNLDIREIGVVLLGDGSKIEEGQPVRRTGEILSVPVGDGYLGRVVDPLGNPIDGKGEIVAETRRALELQAPSVVQRQPVKEPMQTGIKAIDAMTAIGRGQRQLIIGDRQTGKTAVAIDTIINQRGNWASGDPTRQVKCIYVAIGQKGSTIAAVRGALEDAGAMDYTTIVAAPASDPAGFKYLAPYTGSAIGQHWMYQGQHVLIIFDDLSKQAEAYRAVSLLLRRPPGREAYPGDVFYLHSRLLERCAKLSDELGAGSMTGLPIIETKANDVSAYIPTNVISITDGQCFLESDLFNSGVRPAINVGISVSRVGGSAQVKAMRKVAGRLRLELAQYRELEAFSAFGSDLDAASKAQLERGARLVELLKQPQYTPFPMEQEVVSVWAGTTGKLDEVPVEDIRRFESEFLEFLGRDGAGVLATIASSKDISDETVGLLERGVTTFKAQFTTSSGELLVKDEPVAALTEEDVDHEKITRRVRQA
- the atpD gene encoding F0F1 ATP synthase subunit beta, which codes for MTATTDAPSTAQAAPGVGRVARVTGPVVDVEFPAESMPELFNALHVDIALGSVHVEGETVHTLTLEVAQHIGDNMVRAISMQPTDGLVRGTPVHDTGGPITVPVGDVTKGHVWNTLGKPLDVPESSLEITERWGIHRQAPAFDQLESKTEVFATGIKVIDLLTPYVKGGKIGLFGGAGVGKTVLIQEMIYRVAEEFGGVSVFAGVGERTREGNDLFLEMSESGVLEKTALVFGQMDEPPGTRLRVALSALTMAEYFRDVQKQDVLLFIDNIFRFTQAGSEVSTLLGRMPSAVGYQPTLADEMGQLQERITSTRGHSITSLQAIYVPADDLTDPAPATTFAHLDATTVLSRPISEKGIYPAVDPLDSNSRILDPRYVGEEHYAVAARVKEILQRYKDLQDIIAILGIDELGEEDKVLVNRARRIERFLSQNMFVAEAFTGQPGVFVPIEETVASFKALASGEYDHLPEQAFFMCGGIEDVEANAKKLAG